A region of the Litchfieldia alkalitelluris genome:
CCTGTTCCCTCATAGAATCAACAATGTCCTTAAGTATAACTTTATAGGAATTAAGTTCTATTTCTGTAGTTTGCTCTAAGTGTTGTAACTCCTCTGACATACGATCTTCCCCCCTCTGAAAATAATTCACAGTTTTACGTTAACCAAAATAATATCCCACTATATTATAGTAAAGAATAACCTAACATTATAACAACTTTTAATACCCTGAAAATACTTAGTTAGCAGAGTTGGAATCTATTTTAAATGCTATTGAACTAAACTAAACATCGTGTTTAGGAGGATAACGAGCAGATTGTTCTTATTTGATTTACACGAAAAACAGGGAGGCAAGAAAAACCAATTAAAGTATATATGGTTAAAAATTGTTAAAAAATAACTACTAATGCTTTAGAATAGGAAATAGTTACTATTTTAACTAAAGCCAAGGAAGTGACAGCCATGATCGAAGCCAATCAACTGATTGATATTATGAATATAGAAGATACGACACTTAGAAATGAGAGAATCCTTAATGAAGTACAGCCACTGGCGAGGAGAATAATAGACTCGTTTATTAACAAGTACGGTGAGCGGGACTCATCTTTACGTCAGCTAAAAGTACATACACATGAGCAAACGATTAAAACTACGATTGCAGATTTAAAGAATCCTAAATATGCAGACAAAAAACAGCATTATGGAAATAAGGCATTTGTTGAATTAATCGATGAAACATTATTTGATAGTCCACTCTTTATCTTAAAGCTAGAGTTTCATCTTGCATCTCGTGAAATCAGATTGGTGATGAGCTCTGACTTTTATCCGTTCTGGGTTTTATCAAAGCGATCTCAGGTACACGAACTAGAAAGAATGCTTGAAGAACTTCACCCTGATCTTAACATTTTTACGATTGAAGAGAAAAAGAAGTTCATAGAAGAAAGTAAGTTTATAGATACGGTTTGGCAGAACATAAAAAGTAAGCGCAAGCCGACGATTTATTTTGGAAAAATACTTCCGTTAGAGGGATTAATGGAGGAACAGGTAATAGTTGATCAACTTTGGGATACGTACCAAAAGTTAACTCCTGTTCGCAGTATGTTAGAAAGAGAAGCAGTTGAACATAGTCAAGCACTTCTGTTGATGAAAAAGTTCCAAGACGATATAGCTCCGATTTCGATCAATCTTTTTTCGAAATCGTATGAAGTGAAAATGGATGAAGAAGTGAAGAAGGTAAAAACAAATGAATATAAGCAAATGTTCTATATATATGAGCAAGATCAGTTAATAACAGAAGGGCATATCGCCTATTATACTAGGGATCCACATGAATCAATCGGGATTATTATCAATAACCGTGGGTATATTTATCATCGAATTCGGAAGCTAGCATCTCGTGAAAACTATGAGTGGTATATTAAAAAAGCATACTATCACCGGGGTAAATATAACGAAAATAATGAAAATCAAATCTATCAAGAGAAAACGGTAGAAGAATTAAAAAATCATCAGTTCAAATTAAATGAAGTAAATGCGTTTTATGTAGGTACCTACATAAGTAATGATGAGTTTTTTACCGAATCTATTTCCACTATTAAAGAACGTCTGATTACAGCAGCCGCTATTTTTGCAGATATAAGAGGCTTTCTAACCTTTCCAAAGGGTGGAACAACACCAATCGAGATCATTGAAGAAGATGATGATGAGATGGAGAGTGACGTAGAAGAGTTCACGAGCTCGTTTGATTTCCCAAGTATCATGGACCTGGTTGAGCAAAGTGGATTTACGTTCTCACTTGATATTATTCGAGATTTTTACTTAAATCTAACAAGTCTTGAAGACAAGCATTTTGTTATCTTAAGTGGGATATCGGGAACTGGAAAAACTCAGCTTTGTCGCGTGTTTGCTAATGCCGTATATGGTCTAGGGTTTAGTGAGGACAATCCTTATCTAAAAATCGTTCCGGTTCGACCTGACTGGATGGATGCGACATCATTATTTGGGTATTATAGTTCATTTGAAAAAAGGTATATGAAAACCGAGTTCTTAGAAATGTTGTTACAAGCGAATGTTGAAAAGGACAAGCCACACTTCATCGTTTTGGATGAAATGAACTTAGCGCGTGTAGAGTATTATTTGAGTGATTATTTAAGTGCCGTTGAATCTAGAAAACCGATTAACTTACATACAATCGATGATCTTGCTGATGTTCCAAAAACAATCGAAATTCCACATAACTTCTATGTGATTGGCACCATTAATGTTGATGAAACGACTCACAGTATTTCAGATAAAGTACTAGATCGTTCGTTTGTAATGATGTTGTCGGATGTTGATTTTACAAGCTTTTGGGAAAGTTTAGATGAGAAATACAAGAAGACTGTTCAACGGGAATGGGAACTATTATTAACGATTCACGGCCAGCTTACTACATTTGATTTACATTTTGGATATCGAACAATGAATGAAATGATCCGCAAGCTGTATAAAAATAGCTTGTTACCAGAAGGGCTAAGAATGGACCCGTTGTATGCGCTAGACCGAGTGGTATCTGAAAAGGTGATTCCTAAAATTAGAGGAGATGAGAGAATCACAGAATTGCTGGAAAGCTTGGCTAACTTATTTCAGCACCAATTTGGAGAAAACTCTCAATCACTTAAGCATGTTGAGCGCATGAGAGAGGAATTAGAGCGCTATGGCTCCACTCAATTCTGGCGTTAAGATTACGGTTTATGACGATTATCAAAAAAGCTGGGTGTCACTAAATAAAGTATACCTAGAGGAAGCAAGAAGCTATAGATGGAGAACTCGCTCAAAGCAAGCATTTCAATTTCACATGCAGCATCTTTCATTACCGATGAACAAAACACTTGAAGGCTGGGAGGGGATATTTGAAACACCCTTTCAAAGTGGCATTGTCTCATTTGCAATTACCTCTCAGATAGGCGTAGACTATATTGATAACTATATTTATACTGACCATCGCAAGCTAACTGAGCAACAATATACAATTCTATTAGACGATTTATTAAAAGAAGCAAGCATTTGCTTCCAACAATCGGGACTAGAAACAAATATAGCAGCAAACGGATTCACACGAGACTTATCTATGCTGCAGTGGATGTATATAGAATCTGAAATGTACAAGTTAAGAACAATATTTCTAAAGATTGAAAAGCACCCTTTAAGGAATTTGCGAAAAGAAGAACTACTTATGAAACGTGAGCGGGTTAAGACTGTGACTCCACGAACGATCGCATGGATGGAAAGATATGGTGAAACCTTTGGTGCAACACCATCAAAATTACCAAGTCACATCCAAACAACCAAAGTGGAAGAAACCTTTGATGTGTATGAAAATCGGGTAATTCTTCTCCAACTAAATGACCTTGAAGCTTTATTGAAATCATATAGAACTCTTCATGACGTGGATATCCAAAGAAAGGCAAACCAATTTCTAGATTGGATCAGTCTCTGGAAAAAGGGAGAATTTCTGCAGAAGATAAAACCACATACTGGTACTGTGAAAATCACTCAAGTTTTTCGGAAGCATTCTGTATATCGTCTTTGGTATCAATGGTTTCAATCGCTTTATCAATTTAAGGAAATCACCTTTGATCTCCAGCAAAAATTAAGTTTAAAAGACACGTATTTGTTATATGAAATGTGGTGCTTTATGCAAATCATCCGTATCTTACGGGAAGTAGACTTGCTAGAGAATACAGCAGAGCTATTTACGAAAAAGGACGGATTTTATTTTTTACGATTAGCTGAGAACAAAGAAAGTACAGTTAAGCTCAAGAACGGGGCAACACTTACTTACCAGAAAATTATCCAATTAAACACAAGCCCTTACTATTCGTACACTCAGAGAATGATCCCTGATATTGTGATCGATTATCAAGATCAGTTGTATGTGATGGACCCTAAGTATCGGATTCCTGCTAATCTACCCATGGCCTTAGGGGAGATGCATAAATATCGGGACGGAATATTGACTAGGGAAGATGATTCGCGGGTTGTGAAGGAAGTATATATTTTAACTCCGACAGAATGTGATATGCCGAGTGAAGAGGATTTTTATGATAGTAGGTTTCATCAAAGGTATCATATGGGTGCTTATTGGTTTTCTCCTGGGGAGGAATTGGAAATGTTTGAAGAGTGGGTTAGGAAGTTATTCTCATTCTCTTAAAACAACCCATTTATTTTAAAATTAAAGGCCAAAAGAAGGAGCGATTTTATGGAAAAAAATTACTATCTTGAGTTAATTCAAAGTACTTTTTCTACTTTATTACTAGATGCTATTCAATACTTTCCTGAGAATTCGAAGAAAGTACATTATGAATCTAGCGGATTATTATTTGGAGTTGAAAGTGGAGAGCAAATGGAGTGTGACTATGTTTTTCCAGTAGGGAGTGTTGAAAAAAGAACAAGTAGTTCGATTTTAACAAACCCAAAAGTGGATCAAGCACTAAAATCATCTAGGCAATTGTTTTCTACATCAACATTTATTGGAACATACCACAGCCATCCTTATGAGGAATATTTTCCTGACTGGTGCTGCCCGAGTAATGCTGATGTGCTTTATTCTTTAAATAACAAATTTCCATACGAAGTGATCATCGCTATGACTAGGAATAGTATGGAAGATAAACCATTAACGATTGAATTTTATGAAGGTGAAGGCTATGAGTATATTCATAATTCCAAGAGAGAAGGAAATAGTGCTCCAGATTTGAAGAAGTTAGGTTATAAAACAGCATATTTAATTGGAGAGTTTCAAAAATATAAATTTGAAATTAGAGCTTTTCAATTTACGGGTAAATCACTAATCGACATAGATTTAGAATCTTCAGAAGCAGAGCTATTATCATTGTTACAACAAGAAGAAATCCATTTAAATGAGATAGACCAAAAAGACATTTCACGTCTTAGAAAGATGGAGTATAACTTAAGAACGAAACAAGCAAACGAAAAAAGTGAGAGTAATTTGCAATACCATCTTTCAAAGTTAAAGGTTAATAGTTAGTTTTGGTAAATAGAAGGGCATATCGTCTTATGATGATATGCTCTTCTATTATGTAATGTAATACTACAATTGGAGCCTAAGGAAGAGAATGAATTCCTGCTATTTAAACAGAAATAGATACTGACTCTATAAATTAGACTCTTCTTAATTCATCGCCTTAAAAAAATACCTAAGCTAAAAAAAAGTCCTTTTTTTAAACACACATATATTCTAACCAACTTTATAAGTAATTTAGTTTATTTAGGAAATACTAAAAGTAATAAATAAACTTTGTTGAGGTGTTTAATAATATGACATCAAAGAAACATAATATTTTCAACTTTTTGTTGGTAGCCATTCCTTGGCTATCCGTGTTTTTTCTAGATAAGAGAAGTATCAAGCGTTATTCTGTCTCAAGTATCTTAATCGCTATTTATGAGGTAATCAGTCATATAAATGGGCGTAAAAAGAAGTACTGGAAGTTTTACGAACAGCCAAAGAATTTTTTTAGGGATGAACTTCCTTTTGATCTTGGTCCCTACGTACCTGCGTCTATGTGGATCCTTAAATATACATATAAAAACTTCAAGCTGTTTGTAATAGTTAACGCAATATTTAATGCATTCTTTGCATTTCTCTTTATTCCGTTTCTTGAGAAAATTAAAATCTTGCGATTACACCGGTTAAACTATTTTCAATTCTTCTTGTACATTCATTACAAGGCCTATCTTTTATATGGGGTGCAGTATTTGATTGAAAAGGTAAGAAAATCTAATCAGATGGATGAAAGATTTAATTAATTATTAGTAGTACGGTTGTTACTGCTGCAAGCAGCGACGTGATGATTTTTAAAGGTGATAAAGAGAGTAGAAGAGAGAATGTTAATTAGGGTCTTACCTTTTGGTGAGGGCCTATTTTTATATCTAATAAATAATTCTTATTCTAAAAGATACTTTCAATGAT
Encoded here:
- a CDS encoding McrB family protein yields the protein MIEANQLIDIMNIEDTTLRNERILNEVQPLARRIIDSFINKYGERDSSLRQLKVHTHEQTIKTTIADLKNPKYADKKQHYGNKAFVELIDETLFDSPLFILKLEFHLASREIRLVMSSDFYPFWVLSKRSQVHELERMLEELHPDLNIFTIEEKKKFIEESKFIDTVWQNIKSKRKPTIYFGKILPLEGLMEEQVIVDQLWDTYQKLTPVRSMLEREAVEHSQALLLMKKFQDDIAPISINLFSKSYEVKMDEEVKKVKTNEYKQMFYIYEQDQLITEGHIAYYTRDPHESIGIIINNRGYIYHRIRKLASRENYEWYIKKAYYHRGKYNENNENQIYQEKTVEELKNHQFKLNEVNAFYVGTYISNDEFFTESISTIKERLITAAAIFADIRGFLTFPKGGTTPIEIIEEDDDEMESDVEEFTSSFDFPSIMDLVEQSGFTFSLDIIRDFYLNLTSLEDKHFVILSGISGTGKTQLCRVFANAVYGLGFSEDNPYLKIVPVRPDWMDATSLFGYYSSFEKRYMKTEFLEMLLQANVEKDKPHFIVLDEMNLARVEYYLSDYLSAVESRKPINLHTIDDLADVPKTIEIPHNFYVIGTINVDETTHSISDKVLDRSFVMMLSDVDFTSFWESLDEKYKKTVQREWELLLTIHGQLTTFDLHFGYRTMNEMIRKLYKNSLLPEGLRMDPLYALDRVVSEKVIPKIRGDERITELLESLANLFQHQFGENSQSLKHVERMREELERYGSTQFWR
- a CDS encoding DUF2357 domain-containing protein; amino-acid sequence: MAPLNSGVKITVYDDYQKSWVSLNKVYLEEARSYRWRTRSKQAFQFHMQHLSLPMNKTLEGWEGIFETPFQSGIVSFAITSQIGVDYIDNYIYTDHRKLTEQQYTILLDDLLKEASICFQQSGLETNIAANGFTRDLSMLQWMYIESEMYKLRTIFLKIEKHPLRNLRKEELLMKRERVKTVTPRTIAWMERYGETFGATPSKLPSHIQTTKVEETFDVYENRVILLQLNDLEALLKSYRTLHDVDIQRKANQFLDWISLWKKGEFLQKIKPHTGTVKITQVFRKHSVYRLWYQWFQSLYQFKEITFDLQQKLSLKDTYLLYEMWCFMQIIRILREVDLLENTAELFTKKDGFYFLRLAENKESTVKLKNGATLTYQKIIQLNTSPYYSYTQRMIPDIVIDYQDQLYVMDPKYRIPANLPMALGEMHKYRDGILTREDDSRVVKEVYILTPTECDMPSEEDFYDSRFHQRYHMGAYWFSPGEELEMFEEWVRKLFSFS